The nucleotide window ATTGTCAGTTTGAGGTGGTCTGTTGTAAGTATTGTCACTTTGTGATGGTCTGTTGTAAGTATTGTCACTTTGTGGTGGTCTGTTGTAAGTATTGTCACTTTGTGGTGGTCTGTTGTAAGTATTGTCACTTTGTGATGGTCTGTTATAGGAATTGTCGCTTTGTGATGGTCTGTTGTAGGAATTGTCATTCTGTGGTCGTCTAGTCGTTCTATCACTGCTGTATGGACTTTGTGGTCTAATGTACACTTCCTGTTCGTCATTACTAACCGAATTGTATTCGTTAGGTGGTCGAACAACGATGTCTTCTTGCGGTCTAAATGTAGTAAAGTATGGCTTATCATTACTGTCGCCGTATTGAGTGTCGTAGTTCGTATTTGTCGCTTGATTCGTAGGTCTGTAGTCATAATTTGGTCTGTGGCTAAATACGTCATTTTGTGGTCTATTACTTGACGTAGAGTGTATGTATGGTCGGTCAGTATTTTGTCCTACATATTGAGGTTCCGGTTTTGCGTACCCATAACTGGGTCTTTGAACATCATTTTGTGGTCGATTCGGTTTGTACTGTGATTGTGGTCTATTCGTATTGTAGTCATGCTGTGgtgtaatttgaatttcatgaaCGGGTTTAATATCGTACGAGTGGTCATCGTTTTGGGGTCTATTGTGCGGTCTAGAATATGGTGGTCTGTACGCAACGTCATTTTGCTGTGAACCAATTGGGTGGTGGTCGTTATAGTCGTTATATGGGCGTATAGTAACGTCACTTTGAGGTCTGTACGTTTGATAATTATTAGAGGGTGTTGCGTCACTTAGTGGTCTATAGTTTTGGTATGGTTTAACGGAACTGTAACCGTATTCCCGTCTATTCGCAATTGCGTGCCCTGTGGTATGTACCGTACCGTTTGTCTCATAATTGTCGTAAAGTTCAGCAGGAATAGTCAAGTTCAATTCATCTCGATCCGTAGCTGCCCGTGTTTTGGTGTCACGTTTTGACCTTTTGCGGCTTTTCTCAACAGTCGATACTTCCGTTTTCTTTGGAAGCTTTGTCGTCCTCGTCTGTCCTTTTCTACGTAATTTGTTACTGATTTTGTTGGGTCGTTTGTTACTTGTCCCCGTAAAGTCCAGCTTGTTATTTATCGCACTGTCATTTGTTTTCAACTGGCTTAGTATGTCCGCAGTCGGTTTTTGAACGCCAGTCATCCCATTGGGAGTAAAGTCAACTTTGTCTGCAACCTCATCGTTTtgatttatgattttcgtgACAGGTAGTTGTGGCGGAACAGGTACTTTCTTGACAAAAGGTTCCAATTCTATCCATGGTCTAAGATCTATCGGTGCTAGTATTCCCGATCCACATAACCTTCGCTCGTTGGAAATAACATCGTGCGGCAAAAATATATGCGGCTGCAAAGTGCCTGATCCGAGCGTACGACATATGATTTGTGCCAATGAAACTTGTCGAACTGATTGTAGTTGAGCTGGCGTAAATGACGATTCAAAACCGTCGTTTTCGTACCAAAATCGATCACCTTTCCTTAAGTTACTGAATTGCTGGGCGATAATACAAGCAAAAGTTGGACCCACCAAGCCTCCCACAACTGGACGTTCTGCCAAACCAGCCACAAATAGATCAATATCTTGTACGCTTTTGTAACCCTGTTGAATTCGACGAGCGGAACGTGGTCCAACGACCTTTTCCACATCGTTCCAGTCTCGAATTGGACTTAATCCACAAGGTTCCCGCCACTGTGTGTATGAAGGGAGACCATGATCTCGGCCGCGTTGTATGTTAATTGCAGCCAGATCAAGACCGAATGGAAAGGCTGTAAAAGGTGGGGTTGTAAAAATTTCGCTACTGAAAATTTAGCGAACTTACAGTCCGATTGGAATAAGTGGTTTGTTAGTTCTGCCGTTATGAATTCATCTCGCTTTTGTGCTCTCTGAATTGCTAATCCTCTCAATAATCTATGCAACGACCCAGGGCTGCCCATATCGCCAATTGTATTTTCTTCATGCAAAGTAACGTCtgttgaaaagaaatttacaaaattatttctttactCCTCCAATTTCTTCATCTGGTCACTTACTGTTATCGATAAATTGATGATGACTATTACTTCTCATGTACGATCCTTGAATTAAAGAATGGCCAAACCTAAATGCTGCAGCTGAGAATGAATTTGCGACAGTTGGATTCACTCGAATATCGTAATTCTTGTAGAATCCTTCACGCTCTAACTCCAGGTCGAACAATCGACAAACATCTCTTCCCAAAACTAATGGCAAAAACTCTCTGTACGTTATGTGTTGCACCATAGCACCAATAATTCGTCTGGCTTCCTGATAATTTTTCTCATCACTCCAATGTGGATTCAAGTGAGCTAGCTCGATTGCAACGCGATTGTGTTCGCCGACTAACACGTGATGCATAGCCAATAATCCTGGCTGTTCCCCGCTTCGTGAGTCGCCCGGCCGTACACATCTGTTGTTCAACGCTCCTCGAAGACATGCATCTTCATTAGGCGGTCCACGACCGAACAGCAGCAAACCATCACGAAAAACTCGAACATTTTCAGCGGTAATTGGATTGCTTGAATAAATGGTCGATGCGTCCAGATACGAAGTCACTTGATTTGTTTGTTCACGCCACGATAATAAGCAATCACGCCGTTGAGCTGGTGCAGATCGTAAGAATTCTAAACATCGAATGTTAAGTGGAGATAACCAAGGATCGTCTTTGGGTACCTTAATTGTGGCACAAGCGGGATGTTGTTCCGAAACGCCACAACATTGTGGTACAGAACCGTTAACACTTCTGTTGAACAGCAAACGTAAcattaaaatcaattgaattgattcattttttgttacaCTTTTAC belongs to Bradysia coprophila strain Holo2 chromosome X unlocalized genomic scaffold, BU_Bcop_v1 contig_35, whole genome shotgun sequence and includes:
- the LOC119069468 gene encoding uncharacterized protein LOC119069468 isoform X2, translating into MRKTPLESFCPPRTQPRCTPASRRYRTHDGTCNNSRKPRWGSAQLPFHRFLSPEYADGIENIRLSVNGGPLASARFISLLVHGSRDSDSPVTLMLAQWGQFIDHDITSTAQPRSVNGSVPQCCGVSEQHPACATIKVPKDDPWLSPLNIRCLEFLRSAPAQRRDCLLSWREQTNQVTSYLDASTIYSSNPITAENVRVFRDGLLLFGRGPPNEDACLRGALNNRCVRPGDSRSGEQPGLLAMHHVLVGEHNRVAIELAHLNPHWSDEKNYQEARRIIGAMVQHITYREFLPLVLGRDVCRLFDLELEREGFYKNYDIRVNPTVANSFSAAAFRFGHSLIQGSYMRSNSHHQFIDNNVTLHEENTIGDMGSPGSLHRLLRGLAIQRAQKRDEFITAELTNHLFQSDSFPFGLDLAAINIQRGRDHGLPSYTQWREPCGLSPIRDWNDVEKVVGPRSARRIQQGYKSVQDIDLFVAGLAERPVVGGLVGPTFACIIAQQFSNLRKGDRFWYENDGFESSFTPAQLQSVRQVSLAQIICRTLGSGTLQPHIFLPHDVISNERRLCGSGILAPIDLRPWIELEPFVKKVPVPPQLPVTKIINQNDEVADKVDFTPNGMTGVQKPTADILSQLKTNDSAINNKLDFTGTSNKRPNKISNKLRRKGQTRTTKLPKKTEVSTVEKSRKRSKRDTKTRAATDRDELNLTIPAELYDNYETNGTVHTTGHAIANRREYGYSSVKPYQNYRPLSDATPSNNYQTYRPQSDVTIRPYNDYNDHHPIGSQQNDVAYRPPYSRPHNRPQNDDHSYDIKPVHEIQITPQHDYNTNRPQSQYKPNRPQNDVQRPSYGYAKPEPQYVGQNTDRPYIHSTSSNRPQNDVFSHRPNYDYRPTNQATNTNYDTQYGDSNDKPYFTTFRPQEDIVVRPPNEYNSVSNDEQEVYIRPQSPYSSDRTTRRPQNDNSYNRPSQSDNSYNRPSQSDNTYNRPPQSDNTYNRPPQSDNTYNRPSQSDNTYNRPPQTDNTYNSKPTQSDHTVNIPSQHYRPISDDDSRPDYIEPVQLAPNDVSVRPQYSFNTGEPSHDHIPSNSYKPSSSDVGYADQSVRPSIQADIYDRPDDYIPTETTSKPLIYLDDFGLTTNNKYSTPFSYDVHTSPHYGQYGSNDFIYKDKYPNKHKVRPNIYTLDDINGIHKITTHRPNGLLFKPLRTPSKNSHYEAYSYFTKFLSSLADVFTYPIVPFIPENKVDNENTRQKDTHDLPLEEKSDGIQLALNDNDSKDNDTLTFDKDGYLRPEHMNLERLTVTNLPQMTNYTDKRSDSDEIDDFILPLLTKQEDDKISESERHGHNDDFILPALKELRNRDDKTATNTVVKRRLVRSDDTARNRRQLRLNAKRTNNSEKSPIFMVPIEVLTKPERPDNWVMFDSVYKAPLPNVPLIQMGGDVASEIPQPLLKLKAIRKKDSINSNG
- the LOC119069468 gene encoding uncharacterized protein LOC119069468 isoform X1, with product MITNMFNNILIFFVSTTIILFTITVQTKDTQNSSSNSHIKNEIQNLPEQINDSIDSDLKTIYFFNNFKFDEENVTDNSSISVIYPRKLKIVSTVSDKSNVSKDHKRQVSAMRNAVRTAAREGLAAMRELYEVKEPRLIKKGFYLDINHPATKLFEFSAPSDNVTDQNAQAAYAHIVAAKKLQNSYKLNFSGYGRQAPVKISMRKTPLESFCPPRTQPRCTPASRRYRTHDGTCNNSRKPRWGSAQLPFHRFLSPEYADGIENIRLSVNGGPLASARFISLLVHGSRDSDSPVTLMLAQWGQFIDHDITSTAQPRSVNGSVPQCCGVSEQHPACATIKVPKDDPWLSPLNIRCLEFLRSAPAQRRDCLLSWREQTNQVTSYLDASTIYSSNPITAENVRVFRDGLLLFGRGPPNEDACLRGALNNRCVRPGDSRSGEQPGLLAMHHVLVGEHNRVAIELAHLNPHWSDEKNYQEARRIIGAMVQHITYREFLPLVLGRDVCRLFDLELEREGFYKNYDIRVNPTVANSFSAAAFRFGHSLIQGSYMRSNSHHQFIDNNVTLHEENTIGDMGSPGSLHRLLRGLAIQRAQKRDEFITAELTNHLFQSDSFPFGLDLAAINIQRGRDHGLPSYTQWREPCGLSPIRDWNDVEKVVGPRSARRIQQGYKSVQDIDLFVAGLAERPVVGGLVGPTFACIIAQQFSNLRKGDRFWYENDGFESSFTPAQLQSVRQVSLAQIICRTLGSGTLQPHIFLPHDVISNERRLCGSGILAPIDLRPWIELEPFVKKVPVPPQLPVTKIINQNDEVADKVDFTPNGMTGVQKPTADILSQLKTNDSAINNKLDFTGTSNKRPNKISNKLRRKGQTRTTKLPKKTEVSTVEKSRKRSKRDTKTRAATDRDELNLTIPAELYDNYETNGTVHTTGHAIANRREYGYSSVKPYQNYRPLSDATPSNNYQTYRPQSDVTIRPYNDYNDHHPIGSQQNDVAYRPPYSRPHNRPQNDDHSYDIKPVHEIQITPQHDYNTNRPQSQYKPNRPQNDVQRPSYGYAKPEPQYVGQNTDRPYIHSTSSNRPQNDVFSHRPNYDYRPTNQATNTNYDTQYGDSNDKPYFTTFRPQEDIVVRPPNEYNSVSNDEQEVYIRPQSPYSSDRTTRRPQNDNSYNRPSQSDNSYNRPSQSDNTYNRPPQSDNTYNRPPQSDNTYNRPSQSDNTYNRPPQTDNTYNSKPTQSDHTVNIPSQHYRPISDDDSRPDYIEPVQLAPNDVSVRPQYSFNTGEPSHDHIPSNSYKPSSSDVGYADQSVRPSIQADIYDRPDDYIPTETTSKPLIYLDDFGLTTNNKYSTPFSYDVHTSPHYGQYGSNDFIYKDKYPNKHKVRPNIYTLDDINGIHKITTHRPNGLLFKPLRTPSKNSHYEAYSYFTKFLSSLADVFTYPIVPFIPENKVDNENTRQKDTHDLPLEEKSDGIQLALNDNDSKDNDTLTFDKDGYLRPEHMNLERLTVTNLPQMTNYTDKRSDSDEIDDFILPLLTKQEDDKISESERHGHNDDFILPALKELRNRDDKTATNTVVKRRLVRSDDTARNRRQLRLNAKRTNNSEKSPIFMVPIEVLTKPERPDNWVMFDSVYKAPLPNVPLIQMGGDVASEIPQPLLKLKAIRKKDSINSNG